The proteins below are encoded in one region of Aequorivita iocasae:
- a CDS encoding toxin-antitoxin system YwqK family antitoxin has protein sequence MKKIFTILAVVFLTSVALAQEETKNTYVLDGDVIKATIYHNNGMIAQTGYYTIDNKLTGEWVSYDINGSKTAVAQYDNGEKVGTWVFFQGNSKREVSYDASRIAQVKTWTVTDTYVVSNNP, from the coding sequence ATGAAAAAGATATTCACAATATTGGCGGTTGTTTTTTTAACTTCGGTAGCTCTAGCACAAGAAGAAACTAAAAACACTTATGTATTAGACGGTGATGTTATTAAAGCAACAATTTATCACAACAATGGAATGATAGCCCAAACGGGATATTATACTATAGATAATAAACTTACCGGAGAATGGGTAAGTTATGATATTAATGGAAGCAAAACTGCTGTAGCACAATATGACAACGGTGAAAAAGTAGGAACTTGGGTATTCTTTCAAGGAAATTCAAAGAGGGAAGTTTCTTATGATGCCTCTCGTATTGCACAAGTTAAAACGTGGACTGTTACCGATACCTACGTTGTTTCAAACAATCCTTAA
- a CDS encoding T9SS-dependent M36 family metallopeptidase: MKKILYLIIILAVNLSFGQDYSNVVKTYLQQNRTQYSLQQQDVSDISVASQSFSKSMQAYNVYVQQQHQGIKLYNSNSPFLIKDGVVVSAKLSFTPNAAAKVNSVSPSLSAVNAISKAASWLGLPNPSNLSLLETLGDRSYVFSNGNISQYNIPVELVYQKMDDTDSLKLAWDLSIYLMDSTHYYSVRIDALTGDLLDTDDWVVSCNFGEGSHSHNSTESILFGNKTNNSARTIAGGAAYRVFPLPLIGPNDGEDQLLTDPADPMASPFGWHDIDGVIGSEFTTTRGNNVLAQEDANGNNGNGMLADGGSGLLFDFDYDLPRAPFAFREAAITNLFYMNNMMHDIMFHYGFDEESGNFQLKNYTNLGAQGDFVFADAQDGSGLNNANFATPPDGGAPRMQMYLWTAPGDVLGTFMNVNSGPLAGEYLAMDSNFINGTPLPTTAITEDLVLVEDDNGGSSTDPHDGCDTILNSAEINGKIAVARWGGCNGPFKMTQIEAAGAIAVVVVNNTPADPIAMLGGGSNLSIPCIMIYQSDGEAIISALQNGDTVNATLRDDGSGTDPFQRDGDLDNVIIAHEYGHGISNRLTGGPSAAGCLQNQEQMGEGWSDYFGMILTMKDGDLSTNVRGTGTYALGEGIAGRGLRAKPYTTDFALNDFTYDSIKTQVAPHGVGSVWTTMLWDLTWDLIDEYGFDPDIYNGTGGNNIALQLVMDGMKLQPCSPGFVDGRDAILEADDIANGGANRCLIWRAFAKRGLGVSATQGSTDSKADGTEAFDVPPGCELGISDNGADQINFVVFPNPSNGEINIKSRFDVGAATISIFDMNGRKVFGQEIELHQNARVDANGLHAGIYLIQIEGGNRSQTSKLIIN, encoded by the coding sequence ATGAAAAAAATTCTTTACTTAATTATCATTTTGGCTGTAAACTTATCTTTTGGGCAGGATTATAGTAATGTGGTAAAAACGTATCTTCAGCAGAACCGAACGCAGTATTCTTTGCAGCAGCAAGATGTTTCTGATATTTCGGTTGCTTCCCAAAGCTTTTCAAAAAGCATGCAAGCCTATAATGTTTATGTTCAGCAGCAGCATCAGGGCATAAAATTGTACAATTCAAACTCACCTTTTTTAATTAAGGATGGTGTGGTAGTAAGTGCAAAGTTATCTTTTACACCAAATGCAGCGGCGAAAGTTAATAGCGTTAGCCCCTCTCTTTCGGCTGTAAATGCTATATCAAAAGCAGCCAGTTGGCTTGGGCTCCCAAACCCTTCAAATTTAAGTTTGTTGGAAACTTTGGGTGACCGCAGCTATGTATTTTCTAATGGAAATATTTCACAATACAATATTCCGGTTGAGCTTGTTTATCAAAAAATGGACGACACAGACTCTTTAAAACTGGCTTGGGATTTAAGTATTTATTTGATGGACTCCACACATTATTATAGTGTGCGTATTGATGCTCTTACAGGAGATTTATTGGATACAGATGATTGGGTGGTAAGTTGTAACTTTGGTGAAGGTTCACATTCACATAATTCTACGGAAAGTATCCTTTTCGGAAATAAAACAAACAATTCTGCCCGTACCATTGCAGGGGGAGCAGCCTATAGAGTATTCCCATTGCCTTTAATAGGGCCAAATGATGGGGAAGATCAATTGCTTACCGATCCAGCAGATCCCATGGCCTCTCCTTTTGGGTGGCATGATATTGATGGTGTTATAGGTAGCGAGTTTACTACAACCCGTGGGAATAACGTTCTTGCCCAAGAAGATGCTAATGGTAACAATGGTAATGGTATGCTAGCTGATGGTGGTTCCGGACTCTTGTTTGATTTTGATTATGATCTTCCCAGAGCTCCTTTTGCATTCCGCGAAGCGGCGATAACCAATCTTTTTTATATGAATAACATGATGCATGACATTATGTTTCATTATGGATTTGATGAGGAGTCTGGAAATTTTCAATTGAAAAATTATACCAACCTGGGAGCCCAAGGTGATTTTGTATTTGCTGATGCCCAAGATGGAAGTGGATTAAACAACGCAAATTTTGCAACACCGCCTGATGGAGGTGCCCCTAGAATGCAAATGTATCTTTGGACGGCTCCTGGAGATGTGTTAGGAACTTTTATGAACGTAAACTCAGGGCCGTTAGCAGGAGAATATTTGGCAATGGATTCTAATTTTATTAACGGAACTCCACTTCCCACTACAGCTATTACAGAAGATCTAGTTCTTGTAGAAGATGATAATGGCGGTTCATCTACAGACCCACACGATGGTTGTGATACTATTTTGAATAGTGCTGAAATTAATGGTAAAATAGCTGTGGCCAGATGGGGCGGTTGTAATGGTCCTTTTAAAATGACACAAATTGAGGCAGCAGGAGCAATAGCAGTAGTGGTAGTAAATAACACTCCTGCAGACCCAATTGCGATGCTTGGAGGTGGCTCCAACTTAAGTATTCCATGTATAATGATATATCAGTCAGACGGTGAAGCAATTATATCTGCACTGCAGAACGGCGATACAGTTAATGCTACATTGCGTGACGATGGCTCAGGAACCGACCCATTTCAAAGAGATGGCGATCTTGACAACGTAATTATTGCCCACGAATATGGTCACGGTATTTCTAACCGTTTAACCGGCGGCCCGTCTGCAGCTGGTTGTCTTCAAAATCAAGAACAAATGGGAGAAGGATGGAGTGATTATTTTGGTATGATTCTTACTATGAAAGATGGTGATTTAAGCACTAATGTAAGAGGAACAGGAACCTATGCACTTGGTGAAGGAATTGCCGGAAGAGGACTTAGAGCAAAGCCTTATACTACAGATTTTGCACTTAATGATTTTACCTATGATTCTATAAAAACACAAGTGGCTCCTCACGGAGTAGGTTCAGTATGGACTACCATGCTTTGGGATTTAACGTGGGATCTTATTGATGAATACGGATTTGATCCAGATATTTACAATGGAACTGGAGGTAACAATATTGCTCTTCAACTTGTTATGGATGGTATGAAATTACAACCATGTAGTCCAGGGTTTGTGGACGGTCGTGATGCCATCCTTGAAGCAGACGATATTGCCAATGGTGGTGCAAACAGATGTTTAATTTGGAGAGCATTTGCTAAGCGTGGTCTTGGTGTGAGTGCAACACAAGGCAGTACTGACAGTAAAGCAGATGGTACAGAAGCTTTTGACGTGCCCCCAGGGTGTGAACTTGGAATCTCTGACAATGGTGCTGACCAAATCAATTTTGTTGTGTTCCCAAATCCTTCTAACGGAGAGATTAACATCAAATCTAGATTTGATGTGGGAGCGGCTACCATCTCAATTTTTGATATGAACGGAAGAAAAGTCTTTGGTCAAGAAATAGAACTTCATCAGAACGCAAGAGTAGATGCCAATGGTCTTCATGCTGGTATTTACTTGATTCAGATTGAAGGAGGTAATCGTTCTCAGACTTCTAAACTGATAATTAATTAA
- a CDS encoding cold-shock protein: protein MEGTVKFFNESKGYGFITNDDTGKDIFVHVTGLNGEALNEGDKVEYVEEEGRKGRVAAQVRVIHD, encoded by the coding sequence ATGGAAGGAACAGTAAAATTTTTTAATGAATCTAAAGGTTACGGTTTTATCACAAACGACGATACCGGAAAAGACATTTTTGTACACGTAACGGGCTTAAACGGTGAAGCCCTTAACGAAGGTGACAAAGTAGAATATGTTGAAGAAGAAGGAAGAAAAGGACGTGTTGCGGCTCAGGTTCGCGTAATCCACGACTAA
- a CDS encoding deoxyguanosinetriphosphate triphosphohydrolase, with product MHWEQLLSLRKQGDKNKRLRIEENETRLGFEVDYDRVIFSSAFRSLQDKTQVIPLSKTSFVHTRLTHSLEVSVVGRSLGRIVGKEILKKHPQLQNTHGYQFNDFGAIVAAASLAHDIGNPPFGHSGEKAIGDYFLNGIGKRFKEQLTEKEYQDFVAFEGNANGFKILTESKNGVEGGLRLTFATLGAFMKYPKQSLPHKPTAHVADKKFGVFQSETSFFNEVVTELGLLERGNNGYSRHPLTFLVEAADDICYTIIDFEDGINLGLIEEDIALEYLINLVRDSLKKDIYSRLKTVQDRLAYLRSLAINTLIAEAAAIFIENEEEILKGTFSEALLARSQYKAQIADIIKISVEKVYQSTEVMEKEIAGYAILSTLLDVFTTAFENHQKGRPRHYDKLLLALVDCDPTKSESTYGYLMECCNYISSMTDGNALQIFQKVKGSL from the coding sequence ATGCATTGGGAACAATTGCTCTCGTTGCGCAAGCAAGGAGATAAAAACAAAAGGTTGCGTATTGAAGAAAACGAAACCCGCTTAGGTTTTGAGGTGGACTATGATCGTGTAATTTTTTCTTCAGCTTTCCGAAGTTTGCAGGATAAAACACAGGTTATTCCACTTTCAAAAACCTCTTTTGTACATACCCGATTGACACATAGTTTGGAAGTGTCGGTCGTGGGCCGTTCGTTGGGACGAATAGTAGGAAAGGAAATACTGAAAAAACATCCACAATTGCAGAATACCCACGGCTATCAATTCAACGATTTTGGAGCTATAGTAGCTGCGGCTTCCTTGGCGCACGATATTGGCAACCCACCTTTTGGGCACAGTGGCGAAAAGGCAATTGGCGATTATTTTTTGAACGGCATAGGCAAGCGTTTTAAAGAGCAACTCACCGAAAAGGAATATCAGGACTTCGTCGCATTTGAAGGGAATGCAAACGGTTTTAAAATCCTGACGGAATCCAAAAACGGCGTGGAAGGCGGCCTGCGATTAACGTTTGCCACCTTGGGAGCTTTTATGAAATACCCCAAACAATCGCTTCCCCATAAACCTACCGCGCATGTTGCTGATAAAAAATTTGGCGTTTTTCAAAGCGAAACAAGTTTTTTTAATGAAGTGGTTACAGAACTTGGCCTTTTAGAGAGGGGTAATAATGGATATTCCCGCCATCCGCTAACATTTCTGGTGGAGGCTGCCGACGATATTTGCTACACTATTATTGACTTTGAGGACGGTATAAATTTAGGATTGATTGAAGAAGATATCGCGCTGGAATATTTAATCAATCTGGTTCGGGACAGTTTAAAAAAGGACATCTATTCACGATTAAAAACCGTGCAGGACAGATTGGCTTATTTGCGTTCCCTTGCTATAAATACGTTGATTGCAGAGGCGGCAGCTATATTTATTGAAAACGAGGAAGAAATTTTAAAAGGAACCTTCTCTGAAGCACTTTTGGCCAGGAGCCAATACAAAGCCCAGATTGCCGATATCATAAAAATAAGTGTAGAAAAAGTATACCAAAGCACAGAGGTAATGGAAAAGGAGATAGCCGGCTATGCTATATTATCAACCTTACTGGATGTTTTTACAACAGCATTTGAAAACCATCAAAAGGGTAGGCCCCGTCATTATGACAAGCTTTTATTGGCGCTTGTGGATTGTGACCCCACTAAAAGTGAGTCAACATATGGATATTTAATGGAGTGTTGCAATTATATCTCTAGCATGACAGATGGGAATGCACTTCAGATATTTCAGAAAGTTAAAGGGAGTTTATAG
- a CDS encoding 1-deoxy-D-xylulose-5-phosphate synthase encodes MPNNILDTITFPDDLRKIPQKKLPQLAKELREFIINIVATKEGHLGASLGVVELTIALHYVFNTPDDILVWDVGHQAYGHKILTGRKEIFHTNRQLGGISGFPKRAESIYDTFGVGHSSTAISAALGMAIASKLKGEKDRQHIAVVGDASIASGMAFEALNHAGVTDTNLLIILNDNAIGIDPSVGALKNYFTKVKLNGAKEADTIFEALNFNYSGPIDGHNIDLVIAELERLKNVSGPKVLHIITTKGKGLRQAEENQVVYHAPGKFDALTGNLPPKNNQLQPPKFQDVFGKTLVELASENEKIIGITPAMPTGSSLKFMMDIFPQRAFDVGIAEQHAVTFSAGMATQGFTVFCNIYSTFLQRAYDQVIHDVCLQKIPVIFCLDRAGIVGEDGATHHGIFDLAYLNCIPNLIIFVPRNETELRNIMFTAQLGLDLPIFIRYPRGRGSILDWKKPFNLINIGTAEILKEGNKILLLTLGPVCHNALKAINLLSPSQRKRVGCVDLRFLKPLDETLLHELFQKYETVITVEDGTAVGGMGSAIVSFASPHYKTTIKMLGIPDVFPEHGTVEELQSKFGISSEAIYKTIKIYL; translated from the coding sequence GTGCCAAACAATATATTAGATACCATCACATTTCCTGATGACCTCCGGAAAATTCCACAGAAAAAATTGCCGCAACTGGCAAAAGAGCTCCGTGAATTTATTATAAATATAGTGGCGACCAAAGAAGGTCACTTGGGGGCGAGCCTGGGCGTAGTTGAGCTTACCATCGCCTTACATTACGTTTTTAATACCCCCGATGATATTTTGGTGTGGGATGTTGGCCACCAAGCATACGGTCATAAAATATTAACGGGTAGGAAGGAAATTTTTCATACCAATCGACAGTTGGGGGGCATCAGTGGTTTTCCTAAACGGGCCGAGAGTATTTATGATACTTTTGGGGTTGGGCATAGCAGTACCGCAATTTCAGCAGCTCTGGGAATGGCAATTGCATCAAAATTAAAAGGCGAAAAGGATAGGCAGCACATAGCCGTTGTAGGCGACGCCTCCATTGCCAGCGGGATGGCGTTTGAAGCCTTGAACCACGCAGGAGTTACTGACACTAACTTATTGATTATTCTGAATGATAATGCTATTGGCATTGATCCAAGCGTAGGGGCGCTGAAAAATTATTTCACCAAAGTAAAATTGAATGGCGCAAAAGAGGCAGATACTATTTTTGAAGCATTAAACTTTAATTATTCCGGACCAATCGATGGGCATAATATAGATTTGGTAATTGCAGAATTGGAAAGACTTAAAAATGTTTCGGGACCAAAAGTACTTCACATAATAACAACCAAAGGAAAAGGGCTTCGGCAAGCCGAAGAAAACCAAGTAGTATATCATGCCCCAGGAAAATTTGATGCCCTTACGGGAAATCTTCCGCCGAAAAATAACCAATTGCAACCTCCCAAATTTCAAGATGTATTTGGAAAAACATTGGTTGAGTTAGCTTCAGAAAATGAAAAAATTATTGGCATCACCCCCGCAATGCCAACGGGAAGTTCCTTAAAATTTATGATGGATATTTTCCCCCAACGTGCTTTTGACGTTGGGATTGCAGAGCAACACGCAGTAACTTTTTCAGCGGGAATGGCTACACAAGGTTTTACCGTTTTCTGTAATATTTACTCTACTTTTTTGCAACGGGCTTACGATCAGGTAATCCACGATGTTTGCCTTCAAAAAATACCTGTGATTTTTTGTTTGGACCGTGCCGGGATTGTAGGTGAAGATGGCGCAACACACCATGGAATCTTCGATTTGGCGTATTTAAATTGTATTCCGAACCTGATTATTTTTGTTCCCCGTAATGAGACTGAATTGCGAAATATAATGTTTACGGCTCAACTTGGACTGGATTTGCCCATTTTCATCCGTTATCCACGAGGTAGAGGCAGTATTTTGGATTGGAAGAAGCCTTTCAATTTAATTAATATTGGAACGGCCGAAATTTTAAAAGAAGGCAATAAAATTCTCTTATTAACCCTTGGCCCTGTATGCCATAATGCACTGAAAGCCATAAATTTACTCTCCCCTTCCCAAAGGAAGCGAGTGGGCTGCGTTGATCTTCGTTTTTTAAAACCGCTAGACGAAACTTTATTGCATGAGCTTTTTCAGAAATATGAAACTGTAATTACCGTGGAGGATGGAACTGCTGTAGGCGGAATGGGCTCTGCTATTGTTTCATTTGCCAGCCCTCATTATAAGACAACTATTAAGATGTTAGGCATCCCCGATGTTTTTCCAGAACATGGAACTGTGGAAGAATTGCAGTCAAAGTTTGGAATTTCTTCTGAAGCAATCTATAAAACAATTAAAATATATCTGTAA
- a CDS encoding nucleoside deaminase, whose translation MIKPYDDTYFMKRALQEAEAAYKNGEMPIGAVIVINNQIIARSHNLTETLNDVTAHAEMQAITAAANYLGGKYLIDCTLYVTIEPCQMCAGALYWSQISRIVYGARDEQRGCINLSTKLHPKTKMFGGVMAEDASQLLKRFFIEKRNLN comes from the coding sequence ATAATAAAGCCTTACGACGATACCTATTTTATGAAAAGAGCACTGCAGGAAGCAGAAGCAGCTTATAAAAATGGAGAAATGCCCATTGGGGCCGTTATTGTTATAAACAATCAGATTATTGCCCGTTCGCACAACCTTACAGAAACCTTGAACGATGTTACTGCTCATGCGGAAATGCAGGCTATTACTGCTGCAGCTAATTATTTGGGAGGAAAATATTTAATTGATTGTACGCTGTATGTAACGATAGAGCCCTGCCAAATGTGTGCAGGGGCTTTGTATTGGAGCCAAATCTCCAGGATTGTGTATGGGGCAAGAGACGAACAGCGCGGATGTATTAACTTAAGTACAAAGCTGCATCCAAAGACAAAAATGTTTGGTGGAGTTATGGCCGAAGATGCTTCACAGCTGCTAAAACGGTTCTTTATCGAGAAAAGAAATTTAAACTGA
- a CDS encoding TonB-dependent receptor — MKTFLKLFLFFFTAMTFAQQNGSIVGKLTDTDYNNEPLPFANVFIKGTTIGVTSDMDGLYAIENVKPGTYTVVFSYVGYETVEIENVTVTANKVTNVDVPMGASAAALDEVVIKTTTRRESEVALLLEQKKAIAIKESIGAEQLSKLGVSDAAGATTKISGVSKTDGSGDVFVRGLGDRYLYTTLNGLPIPSDNIERKNINLNLFPTRMIESVDVSKTTSPNLSADQASGNIDINTKQLTGSNLLSISASASVNTNVINDGVFNNFKVSPNYNDVSFGFYQKSVPTNQAITDQSWSPEVVDFPINRSYSLSAGTKIGDKLSLLFTAGQSEEFEYREGSFKQYRSNFLDDVIPDAITWNKEVATSGLFNIRFRADDNNDIKFNTLLINKIEDEVFEGGRSGEGVIFEETDPTEGLSQFIRDQNLKKTLLSVTQLSGEHKIGEKNELDWAGGYNFLSADEPNRIRNEVNFNENLVQLGRTGGFQQRKSIQKIEDTEYNGRLNDLIKIIDEEENLFHINIGGTYRNKTRDFGSQFFGVEETVTNAVNPSSIDEISTIFTQQNFNNGLLKRNTLSPDFYTGDMQSTAGYTNVTGVKGKITVQAGLRFQRDNIDVNWDVNNFPGRKGSTNKDYRRVFPSFNIKYALNEKHSIRFANSYTTTLPEFKEIAPFEYVSPVGQVTRGNPDVEASLNRNFDLKWEFFPSRDQLLSLTGFYKLIEDPINKVQDRGSAGVFSYFNAGNEAEVYGLELEGRVNLISGDERPNLKLNMNASKMWHKQDLKEVFDAEGNFVRTFRYKGLTETDLQGASDWIVNGSLNFNTNTEHPFEATLSGNYASDRIYALGAPEFQSSGDVNYNDAIVEKGFVSLDLILSKEITKNFKIGLSGKNILNPKIKRTQLIKPSTTNIETEETVLSYTRGARFGLNLNYTF, encoded by the coding sequence ATGAAAACTTTTTTAAAACTTTTTTTATTCTTTTTTACTGCAATGACCTTTGCACAGCAAAATGGTTCTATAGTAGGTAAATTGACTGATACGGATTACAATAATGAACCATTGCCTTTTGCCAATGTTTTTATAAAAGGCACAACAATAGGGGTAACCTCAGATATGGATGGCCTGTATGCTATTGAAAATGTAAAGCCTGGCACTTACACAGTGGTTTTCAGCTATGTGGGATATGAAACCGTTGAGATTGAAAATGTAACCGTTACCGCAAATAAAGTTACAAATGTAGATGTGCCCATGGGCGCCAGTGCGGCAGCACTGGACGAGGTAGTAATCAAAACAACCACCCGCAGGGAAAGTGAAGTGGCCCTATTGCTGGAGCAGAAAAAGGCGATTGCGATTAAAGAAAGTATCGGCGCTGAACAATTATCAAAGCTTGGTGTTTCTGATGCCGCAGGAGCAACCACAAAAATTTCGGGAGTATCAAAAACTGACGGCAGCGGCGATGTTTTTGTGCGCGGTCTGGGCGACAGATATTTATACACAACTTTGAACGGCCTTCCTATTCCTTCTGATAACATTGAAAGAAAAAATATAAACCTGAACCTTTTCCCCACAAGGATGATCGAGAGTGTAGATGTTAGCAAAACCACATCGCCCAATCTATCTGCAGATCAAGCTTCGGGAAATATTGATATCAATACGAAACAACTTACGGGCAGCAATCTATTGTCAATAAGTGCAAGTGCATCTGTAAACACGAATGTAATAAATGATGGTGTTTTTAACAATTTTAAGGTTTCGCCTAATTATAATGATGTGTCCTTCGGTTTTTATCAAAAAAGCGTTCCTACAAACCAAGCCATTACAGACCAAAGCTGGAGTCCCGAAGTAGTTGATTTTCCAATCAACAGATCTTATTCCTTAAGTGCCGGAACAAAAATTGGCGATAAGCTCAGCCTTCTTTTTACAGCAGGCCAGTCTGAAGAATTTGAATACAGAGAAGGCTCATTTAAACAATACCGCTCCAACTTTTTGGATGATGTAATTCCTGATGCCATCACGTGGAACAAAGAAGTAGCCACCTCCGGTCTTTTCAATATCAGGTTCCGGGCGGATGATAACAATGACATTAAATTCAACACCCTTTTAATCAACAAAATTGAAGACGAAGTTTTTGAAGGTGGCCGTTCGGGTGAAGGGGTAATTTTTGAAGAAACCGACCCCACTGAAGGCCTGTCGCAATTTATCCGCGATCAGAATCTTAAAAAGACTTTGCTTTCGGTTACCCAGCTTAGCGGCGAACATAAAATAGGTGAAAAAAACGAACTGGATTGGGCAGGAGGCTATAACTTTTTAAGTGCCGATGAGCCCAACCGTATCCGCAACGAAGTAAACTTTAATGAAAACCTTGTGCAATTAGGACGTACAGGTGGTTTTCAACAAAGAAAGAGTATCCAAAAAATTGAAGATACCGAATACAATGGCCGCTTAAACGATTTGATTAAAATTATTGACGAGGAAGAAAATCTTTTCCACATAAATATTGGCGGTACGTATAGAAACAAAACAAGAGACTTCGGCTCACAGTTTTTTGGTGTTGAAGAAACGGTAACGAATGCCGTAAATCCTTCCTCCATTGATGAAATCTCTACTATTTTCACACAGCAAAATTTCAACAACGGGCTTTTAAAACGAAACACACTTTCGCCCGATTTCTATACTGGTGATATGCAGTCTACTGCAGGATATACAAACGTGACGGGAGTGAAAGGAAAAATAACCGTACAGGCGGGCTTAAGATTTCAAAGAGATAATATTGATGTGAACTGGGATGTAAACAATTTTCCCGGCAGAAAGGGAAGTACCAACAAAGACTACCGCAGGGTATTTCCTTCCTTCAACATAAAATATGCCTTGAACGAAAAGCACAGCATCCGTTTTGCAAATAGTTACACCACTACCCTTCCAGAATTTAAGGAAATCGCTCCCTTTGAGTATGTTTCACCAGTGGGCCAGGTTACCCGCGGTAACCCAGATGTTGAAGCTTCCTTAAATAGAAATTTTGATTTGAAGTGGGAATTCTTTCCGTCAAGAGATCAACTTTTATCGCTTACAGGATTTTACAAGCTTATTGAAGACCCGATCAATAAAGTTCAAGACAGAGGTTCTGCCGGTGTGTTCTCTTACTTCAATGCTGGTAACGAGGCCGAAGTCTATGGATTGGAATTAGAAGGCCGTGTAAATTTAATTTCGGGTGATGAGAGACCTAACTTAAAGCTAAATATGAATGCTTCAAAAATGTGGCACAAGCAAGATTTGAAAGAAGTATTCGACGCTGAAGGAAATTTTGTAAGAACCTTTAGATATAAAGGTTTGACAGAGACAGACCTTCAAGGCGCATCAGACTGGATTGTAAACGGATCGCTAAACTTCAATACCAATACCGAACATCCTTTTGAAGCCACCCTTTCTGGAAATTATGCCTCTGACCGGATTTACGCTTTGGGAGCACCAGAATTCCAATCATCTGGAGATGTTAACTACAACGATGCGATTGTCGAAAAAGGGTTCGTTTCCCTGGATTTGATTCTTAGTAAAGAAATAACAAAGAATTTCAAAATAGGGCTTTCAGGAAAAAACATACTGAACCCCAAAATAAAAAGAACACAATTAATAAAACCCAGCACCACGAATATTGAAACGGAAGAAACAGTTCTTTCATACACGCGTGGGGCCCGTTTTGGCTTAAATCTTAACTATACCTTTTAA